The following are encoded together in the bacterium genome:
- a CDS encoding RluA family pseudouridine synthase yields the protein MTLHDRLAALFPDASRRSLKQWLAHGRVRVNGTVERRGTATVAAGDRVVLGKPAPPPLRGPLRIVHQDDRLLVVDKPAGLLTIATKREREKTAYRQLSVHLAAAAGPRDRRQPLFVVHRLDRETSGLLVFARTPAVKRTLQEQFAKRSVERVYVAVVEGVVRPDRGTLRSHLREDAGRRVREARGPADGREAITHWRVLARGKDTTRLELRLTTGRRGQIRAQLAGLGHPIVGDAAYGSSRDPLRRICLHATRLGFVDDGEPRAFESPVPAGFLRLG from the coding sequence ATGACCCTGCACGACCGCCTCGCCGCCCTCTTCCCCGACGCCTCCCGGCGGAGCCTGAAGCAGTGGCTCGCCCACGGCCGCGTGCGCGTGAACGGCACCGTCGAGCGCCGCGGCACCGCGACCGTGGCCGCCGGCGACCGCGTCGTCCTCGGCAAGCCGGCGCCGCCGCCGCTGCGCGGTCCGCTGCGCATCGTGCACCAGGACGACCGCCTGCTCGTCGTCGACAAGCCCGCCGGCCTCCTCACCATCGCCACCAAGCGCGAGCGCGAGAAGACGGCCTACCGCCAGCTGAGCGTCCACCTCGCCGCCGCCGCCGGGCCGCGCGACCGCCGCCAGCCGCTCTTCGTCGTCCACCGGCTCGATCGCGAGACCTCGGGCCTGCTCGTCTTCGCCCGCACGCCGGCGGTGAAGCGCACGCTGCAGGAGCAGTTCGCGAAGCGGAGCGTCGAGCGCGTGTACGTCGCCGTGGTCGAGGGCGTCGTGCGACCCGACCGCGGCACGCTGCGCAGCCATCTGCGCGAGGACGCGGGCCGGCGCGTGCGCGAGGCCCGCGGGCCCGCCGACGGCCGCGAGGCGATCACGCACTGGCGCGTGCTCGCCCGCGGGAAGGACACGACGCGCCTGGAGCTGCGCCTCACCACCGGGCGCCGGGGCCAGATCCGGGCCCAGCTCGCCGGGCTCGGGCATCCCATCGTCGGCGACGCCGCCTACGGCAGCAGCCGCGATCCCCTGCGCCGCATCTGCCTCCATGCCACCCGCCTGGGCTTCGTCGACGACGGCGAGCCGCGGGCGTTCGAGAGCCCCGTACCGGCCGGCTTCCTGCGCCTCGGCTGA
- a CDS encoding DegQ family serine endoprotease, whose product MDRTLRTLIAGTAAVALTGAGVLAGCTSRPERSLVAPAHAATAADAAPAPSSPPTRGFSHLVRGASPAVVNIKVTSVVKTAGPGGMQGVPPEWFGEDGPFGPNGPFRGFGMPRGRERAPQEFKRQGSGSGFVISADGVIVTNNHVVEDAKDITVTFADGRELSAKVLGHDPKTDLAVIKVDAHDLAVARLGDSDEVSVGDWVVAIGNPFGLDNTVTAGIVSAKGRAIGAGPYDDFIQTDAPINPGNSGGPLLDEDGNVIGINTAIFSQNGGSVGIGFAIPINLAKRLVPQLEKGHVTRGWLGVAIQKITPDLAESLGLENTRGALVAQVTPKSPAAKAGIQAGDVITTFAGKPLKDQSSLPTLVADTPVGATVPVEVVRHGKTQTVEVTIRKLEEEEVAVDTSSPAKGQWGLALRELGPEQRSQRELGGDEGVLVADVAPDSPAAEAGIKPGDVLVEVNRTPVGSVQEARAAVNATAKGKPLLLLVRPQDGSTRFAALAAR is encoded by the coding sequence ATGGATCGGACCCTGCGCACCCTCATCGCCGGCACGGCGGCCGTGGCCCTGACGGGCGCCGGCGTGCTCGCGGGTTGCACCAGCCGCCCCGAGCGCTCGCTCGTCGCCCCGGCGCACGCCGCGACGGCGGCGGACGCCGCCCCGGCGCCGAGCTCGCCGCCGACCCGCGGCTTCTCGCACCTCGTCCGCGGCGCGTCGCCCGCGGTGGTCAACATCAAGGTGACGTCGGTGGTGAAGACCGCCGGCCCCGGCGGCATGCAGGGCGTCCCGCCCGAGTGGTTCGGTGAGGACGGCCCCTTCGGCCCGAACGGCCCGTTCCGCGGCTTCGGCATGCCGCGCGGGCGCGAGCGCGCCCCGCAGGAGTTCAAGCGCCAGGGGTCGGGCTCCGGCTTCGTCATCAGCGCGGACGGCGTCATCGTCACCAACAACCACGTGGTCGAGGACGCGAAGGACATCACCGTCACCTTCGCCGACGGCAGGGAGCTGTCTGCGAAGGTGCTCGGGCACGACCCGAAGACCGACCTCGCGGTCATCAAGGTGGACGCCCACGACCTCGCGGTCGCCCGCCTCGGCGACTCCGACGAGGTCTCGGTCGGCGACTGGGTGGTGGCGATCGGCAACCCGTTCGGCCTCGACAACACCGTCACCGCCGGCATCGTGAGCGCCAAGGGCCGCGCCATCGGCGCCGGTCCCTACGACGACTTCATCCAGACCGACGCCCCCATCAATCCCGGCAACTCGGGCGGCCCGCTGCTCGACGAGGACGGCAACGTGATCGGCATCAACACGGCCATCTTCAGCCAGAACGGCGGCAGCGTCGGCATCGGCTTCGCGATCCCGATCAACCTCGCGAAGCGCCTCGTGCCGCAGCTCGAGAAGGGCCACGTGACCCGCGGCTGGCTCGGCGTCGCGATCCAGAAGATCACGCCCGACCTCGCCGAGTCGCTCGGGCTCGAGAACACGCGCGGCGCGCTGGTGGCGCAGGTCACGCCGAAGAGCCCGGCCGCCAAGGCCGGCATCCAGGCGGGCGACGTGATCACGACCTTCGCCGGCAAGCCGCTGAAGGATCAGTCGAGCCTGCCGACCCTGGTGGCCGACACGCCGGTCGGCGCGACCGTCCCCGTCGAGGTGGTCCGCCACGGCAAGACCCAGACCGTCGAGGTGACGATCCGGAAGCTCGAGGAGGAAGAGGTCGCGGTCGACACCTCGTCGCCGGCGAAGGGCCAGTGGGGCCTCGCGCTGCGCGAGCTCGGCCCCGAGCAGCGCTCGCAGCGCGAGCTCGGCGGCGACGAGGGCGTGCTCGTGGCCGACGTCGCGCCGGACAGCCCGGCGGCCGAGGCCGGCATCAAGCCCGGCGACGTCCTGGTCGAGGTGAATCGCACCCCGGTCGGCTCCGTGCAGGAGGCGCGCGCGGCGGTGAATGCGACGGCGAAGGGCAAGCCGCTCCTGCTCCTCGTCCGCCCGCAGGACGGCTCGACGCGGTTCGCGGCACTCGCCGCCCGCTGA
- a CDS encoding HAD family hydrolase, with product MPRAPVVFLVDVDNTLLDNDRLLADMCARVTRAEGAAGLRRFWEHVEALRAELGYADYLGALQRLRRERPYAPSLLAIADWMLDYPFERRLHPHALAVLRHLRRRGRTALLTDGDVVFQPRKVARSGLLHAVGGQVLVAVHKERELDAVARRWPARHYVLFDDKLHILAAAKAHWGARLTTVFVRQGQYAHDPAIVGANPPADLSIARIGAVLRLGTAELIAAAG from the coding sequence ATGCCCCGTGCGCCCGTCGTCTTCCTCGTGGACGTGGACAACACCCTCCTCGACAACGACCGGCTTCTCGCCGACATGTGCGCCCGGGTGACGCGTGCGGAAGGCGCGGCGGGGTTGCGGCGCTTCTGGGAGCATGTCGAGGCGCTGCGGGCGGAGCTCGGCTACGCCGACTACCTCGGCGCGCTCCAGCGGCTGCGCCGCGAGCGTCCCTATGCGCCGAGCCTGCTCGCGATCGCCGATTGGATGCTCGACTACCCGTTCGAGCGCCGCCTGCATCCGCACGCGCTCGCGGTGCTCCGTCATCTGCGCCGGCGCGGCCGCACGGCGCTGCTCACCGACGGCGACGTCGTCTTCCAGCCGCGCAAGGTGGCGCGCTCCGGACTGCTGCACGCGGTCGGCGGGCAGGTGCTCGTCGCCGTGCACAAGGAGCGCGAGCTCGACGCCGTGGCGCGGCGCTGGCCGGCGCGCCACTACGTGCTGTTCGACGACAAGCTCCACATCCTGGCCGCCGCCAAGGCGCACTGGGGAGCGCGCCTGACCACCGTCTTCGTGCGTCAGGGGCAGTACGCGCACGACCCGGCGATCGTCGGCGCGAACCCTCCCGCCGATCTCTCGATCGCCCGCATCGGGGCCGTGCTGCGGCTCGGGACGGCCGAGCTGATCGCTGCCGCGGGCTGA
- a CDS encoding amino acid ABC transporter substrate-binding protein, giving the protein MRLRQRLALGVVSLLVVLGATSCSTGGAAPQPAMPPPPPPIRIGTLEDSPPYAFRRDGELVGLEIDFAQRLFQATGRPITFVPIAWDDLLNALEAGKIDVAMAGITITPERQVRFAFSDPYFRAATAALIRRTDRQKFRDRAAVCTSPIDVGVLMGSVPEMELRDRCPAVIPRLYPKAANAVLELRQRRVDAVVHDAPVLRWLSSSSSAELEVVETQLGVQSLAWAFRPGEVELRNAANAALARMRDDGTLARILVRWIPEQDRSRGTR; this is encoded by the coding sequence ATGCGCCTTCGCCAGCGGCTCGCCCTCGGCGTCGTCTCGCTCCTCGTCGTGCTCGGCGCGACGTCCTGCTCGACGGGCGGCGCGGCGCCGCAGCCGGCGATGCCGCCTCCGCCGCCGCCGATCCGCATCGGCACGCTGGAGGACTCGCCGCCGTACGCGTTCCGCCGCGACGGCGAGCTCGTCGGTCTCGAGATCGACTTCGCGCAGCGCCTGTTCCAGGCGACCGGCCGTCCCATCACGTTCGTACCGATCGCCTGGGACGACCTCCTGAACGCGCTCGAGGCCGGCAAGATCGACGTGGCGATGGCGGGCATCACCATCACGCCCGAGCGTCAGGTGCGCTTCGCGTTCAGCGATCCCTACTTCCGCGCCGCGACCGCGGCGCTGATCCGCCGCACCGACCGGCAGAAGTTCCGCGACCGCGCCGCCGTCTGCACGAGCCCGATCGACGTCGGCGTGCTCATGGGCTCGGTGCCGGAGATGGAGCTGCGCGACCGCTGCCCGGCGGTGATCCCGCGCCTCTATCCCAAAGCCGCCAACGCCGTGCTCGAGCTGCGGCAGCGCCGCGTCGACGCCGTCGTCCACGACGCCCCCGTGCTGCGCTGGCTGTCGTCGAGCTCGTCGGCCGAGCTGGAGGTCGTCGAGACCCAGCTCGGCGTGCAGTCGCTCGCGTGGGCCTTCCGGCCTGGCGAGGTCGAGCTGCGCAACGCCGCGAACGCCGCCCTGGCGCGCATGCGCGACGACGGCACGCTGGCCCGCATCCTGGTGCGCTGGATTCCGGAGCAGGACCGCTCCCGCGGCACCCGGTAG
- a CDS encoding pirin family protein, whose product MSWQPAEPPDVEPRGCPALELVLAPRERDLGGFSVRRALPAPQRHMVGPFIFWDQMGPARFAPGRGIDVRPHPHIGLATVTYLFEGEILHRDSLGTVQPIRPGAVNWMTAGRGIVHSERTPPAARAAGPALSGIQAWVALPREHEETAPAFSHHAAEALPVLDDAGARVRVIAGTFAGARSPVPVRWETLYVDVQLRPGGRFALPSEHAERALYVAEGRVVIAGDDAPAGRMLVFRPGDTIVIAAPADTAARVLCLGGAPMDGPRHVWWNFVSSSRERLDAAAADWEAGRFPAVPGETERIPLPAR is encoded by the coding sequence ATGAGCTGGCAACCTGCAGAGCCGCCCGACGTCGAGCCGCGCGGCTGCCCCGCCCTCGAGCTGGTCCTCGCGCCGCGCGAGCGCGACCTCGGCGGTTTCTCGGTACGGCGTGCGCTGCCCGCACCGCAGCGCCACATGGTCGGCCCGTTCATCTTCTGGGACCAGATGGGGCCGGCGCGCTTCGCGCCGGGGCGGGGCATCGACGTGCGCCCGCACCCGCACATCGGGCTCGCCACGGTCACGTACCTCTTCGAGGGCGAGATACTGCACCGCGACAGCCTCGGCACGGTGCAGCCGATCCGGCCCGGCGCGGTGAACTGGATGACCGCCGGCCGCGGCATCGTGCACTCCGAGCGCACGCCGCCCGCAGCGCGGGCCGCGGGGCCGGCGCTCTCGGGCATCCAGGCCTGGGTGGCGCTGCCGCGCGAGCACGAGGAGACGGCTCCGGCCTTCAGCCACCATGCGGCCGAAGCGTTGCCGGTCCTCGACGACGCCGGCGCGAGGGTGCGCGTGATCGCCGGCACCTTCGCCGGGGCGCGCTCGCCGGTACCGGTGCGATGGGAGACGCTCTACGTCGACGTCCAGCTCCGCCCGGGCGGGCGCTTCGCCCTGCCGTCCGAGCACGCGGAGCGCGCGCTGTACGTCGCCGAGGGCCGCGTCGTCATCGCCGGCGACGACGCGCCCGCCGGGCGCATGCTGGTCTTCCGGCCGGGCGACACGATCGTGATCGCCGCGCCTGCCGACACGGCCGCGCGCGTGCTCTGCCTCGGCGGCGCGCCGATGGACGGTCCGCGCCACGTGTGGTGGAACTTCGTGTCGAGCTCGCGCGAGCGCCTCGACGCCGCGGCTGCCGACTGGGAGGCGGGACGCTTCCCCGCCGTGCCGGGCGAGACCGAGCGCATCCCCCTGCCGGCGCGCTGA
- a CDS encoding methyltransferase domain-containing protein, giving the protein MSTDDLPEHVRRNREAWDEWAAQYVQPGEHNWATNEPTWGIWGVPEADLRMLDDVAGRDVIELGCGTAYVSAWLARRGARPVGIDNSTAQLAAARRLQAEHGLDFPLLHGNAEAVPYPDASFDLAISEYGACLWADPYRWVPEAARLLRPGGRLVFLTNGILLTLCLPDAADGTVDTQLLRPGFGMHRVQWTGDPGVEFHLLHGDWVRLLRGSGFVVDDLIEVRPPATATTRYAFADLDWARRWPSEEVWKATKRG; this is encoded by the coding sequence ATGAGCACCGACGATCTGCCCGAGCACGTGCGCCGCAACCGCGAGGCCTGGGACGAGTGGGCCGCGCAGTACGTCCAGCCCGGCGAGCACAACTGGGCGACGAACGAGCCGACGTGGGGCATCTGGGGCGTGCCCGAAGCCGACCTCCGCATGCTCGACGACGTCGCCGGCCGCGACGTGATCGAGCTCGGCTGCGGCACCGCCTACGTGTCCGCGTGGCTGGCGCGGCGCGGGGCGCGACCGGTCGGCATCGACAACTCCACCGCCCAGCTCGCGGCGGCGCGCCGGCTCCAGGCGGAGCACGGACTCGACTTTCCGCTGCTGCACGGCAACGCCGAGGCGGTGCCCTACCCCGACGCCAGCTTCGACCTCGCGATCTCCGAGTACGGTGCCTGCCTGTGGGCCGACCCCTACCGCTGGGTCCCGGAGGCGGCGCGGCTCCTGCGCCCGGGCGGCCGGCTCGTCTTCCTGACCAACGGCATCCTGCTCACGCTCTGCCTGCCCGACGCGGCCGACGGCACGGTCGACACGCAGCTGCTGCGGCCGGGCTTCGGCATGCACCGCGTGCAGTGGACGGGCGATCCGGGCGTCGAGTTCCACCTGCTCCACGGCGACTGGGTCCGGCTGCTGCGCGGGAGCGGCTTCGTCGTCGACGATCTCATCGAGGTGCGGCCGCCCGCGACGGCGACGACGCGCTACGCCTTCGCCGACCTCGACTGGGCGCGGCGCTGGCCGAGCGAAGAGGTGTGGAAGGCCACCAAGCGCGGCTGA
- a CDS encoding Cys-Gln thioester bond-forming surface protein, which translates to MVSNAYPNAAPVLAVAKEAAAVQAAIWFFTDGFTITSPSDIKARAEERRPRLSRPQADRCG; encoded by the coding sequence ATGGTCAGCAACGCCTATCCGAACGCGGCGCCGGTCCTGGCGGTCGCGAAGGAGGCGGCGGCCGTGCAGGCGGCGATCTGGTTCTTCACCGACGGCTTCACGATCACCTCGCCGAGCGACATCAAAGCGCGCGCCGAGGAGCGGCGCCCGCGTCTTTCGCGACCACAGGCGGACCGCTGCGGCTGA
- a CDS encoding 3-oxoacid CoA-transferase subunit A encodes MASKTICDTAATAVADVPDGATLLVHSFGPPQAWPTDCLLALAERGVKDLTVVCNTPAGGPTSLNVLADKKQVRKLICSFVANPSFTTPIGDQVQAGEIELEMVPQGTLIERVRAGGAGLAGFFTPTGVGTKAAEGKEVREFDGRPHVFERAIRGDYALLQAHQADHAGNLVYRRGMRNFGPAFAMAARTTIAEVKEIVPTGALDPEAVVTPGIFVDRIVQTTQAFDPAVLRQILMMVGRTTDAGGRAIREGGPSGLPPDLVAMKVAALLRDGEYVNLGIGLPTMVSNFIEGRGVTLHAENGMLGYGPFPPEGEEDIDLYNASGQLVSALEGSAYFDSTVSFAMARTGRVSTVVLGAFQVAQNGDLANWSIPGQVGGGIGGAMDLAAGGARVIAVCWQLERGGRSKLVEKLTYPPTALGCVTSVVTDLAWIDVDQDGFLLRELAPGLTVDDIRAATGAPLRVASDVGEMTFG; translated from the coding sequence ATGGCTTCGAAGACCATCTGCGATACCGCCGCCACCGCCGTCGCCGACGTTCCCGACGGCGCCACTCTGCTGGTCCACAGCTTCGGCCCGCCGCAGGCATGGCCCACCGACTGCCTGCTGGCCCTCGCCGAGCGCGGCGTGAAGGACCTGACGGTCGTCTGCAACACCCCGGCCGGGGGCCCGACGTCGCTCAACGTCCTCGCGGACAAGAAGCAGGTCCGCAAGCTGATCTGCAGCTTCGTCGCCAATCCGAGCTTCACGACCCCCATCGGCGACCAGGTGCAGGCGGGCGAGATCGAGCTCGAGATGGTGCCCCAGGGCACGCTCATCGAGCGCGTCCGCGCCGGCGGCGCCGGGCTCGCCGGCTTCTTCACGCCCACCGGCGTCGGCACGAAGGCGGCCGAGGGCAAGGAGGTGCGCGAGTTCGACGGCCGCCCGCACGTCTTCGAGCGCGCCATCCGCGGCGACTACGCGCTGCTCCAGGCACACCAGGCCGACCACGCCGGCAACCTCGTCTACCGCCGCGGCATGCGGAACTTCGGCCCCGCCTTCGCCATGGCGGCGCGCACGACCATCGCCGAGGTGAAGGAGATCGTGCCGACGGGGGCCCTCGACCCCGAGGCCGTGGTCACGCCCGGCATCTTCGTCGACCGCATCGTGCAGACGACGCAGGCGTTCGACCCGGCCGTCCTGCGCCAGATCCTCATGATGGTCGGCCGCACCACGGACGCCGGCGGCCGCGCCATCCGCGAGGGCGGCCCGAGCGGCCTACCGCCGGACCTCGTCGCCATGAAGGTCGCCGCGCTCCTGCGCGACGGCGAGTACGTGAACCTCGGCATCGGCCTGCCGACGATGGTCTCGAACTTCATCGAGGGCCGCGGCGTCACCCTGCACGCCGAGAACGGCATGCTCGGCTACGGCCCCTTCCCGCCCGAGGGCGAGGAGGACATCGACCTCTACAACGCCAGCGGCCAGCTGGTGTCGGCGCTCGAGGGGTCGGCGTACTTCGACTCGACGGTCTCGTTCGCGATGGCGCGCACCGGCCGCGTCTCCACCGTCGTCCTCGGCGCCTTCCAGGTGGCGCAGAACGGCGACCTCGCGAACTGGAGCATCCCCGGCCAGGTCGGCGGCGGCATCGGCGGCGCGATGGACCTGGCCGCCGGCGGCGCGCGCGTCATCGCCGTCTGCTGGCAGCTCGAGCGCGGCGGCCGCTCGAAGCTGGTCGAGAAGCTGACCTACCCGCCGACCGCGCTCGGTTGCGTCACCAGCGTGGTCACCGACCTCGCCTGGATCGACGTCGACCAGGACGGCTTCCTCCTGCGCGAGCTGGCCCCCGGCCTGACGGTCGACGACATCCGCGCCGCGACGGGCGCACCGCTGCGGGTCGCGTCGGACGTCGGCGAGATGACGTTCGGCTGA
- a CDS encoding VOC family protein: MTVKRLDNVGIVVEDLDAAVAFFTELGLELEGKAPIQGEWADGVTGLRDMRVEIAMMRTPDGHGRLELSRFLAPAVIADHRRAPVNSLGYLRVMFAVDDLDETLARLGKRGAEVVGRVVQYEDSYRLCYVRGPEGILIGLAEQLGQQASRTNPLDDA; the protein is encoded by the coding sequence ATGACCGTCAAACGTCTCGACAACGTCGGCATCGTCGTCGAAGACCTCGACGCCGCCGTCGCGTTCTTCACCGAGCTGGGTCTCGAGCTCGAGGGGAAGGCCCCGATCCAGGGGGAATGGGCCGACGGCGTCACCGGGTTGCGCGACATGCGCGTCGAGATCGCCATGATGCGTACGCCGGACGGTCACGGCCGGCTCGAGCTGTCGCGGTTTCTCGCGCCGGCGGTGATCGCGGATCATCGCCGCGCGCCGGTGAACTCACTCGGGTATCTCCGCGTCATGTTCGCCGTCGACGACCTCGACGAGACGCTCGCGCGGCTCGGGAAGCGCGGCGCCGAGGTCGTGGGTAGGGTCGTTCAGTACGAGGACTCCTACCGGCTCTGCTACGTCCGCGGGCCGGAAGGAATCCTCATCGGGCTCGCGGAGCAGCTCGGGCAGCAGGCGTCCCGCACCAATCCGCTCGACGACGCGTAG
- a CDS encoding DUF4160 domain-containing protein, which produces MTYADKERLGDEIAAHLDAATHRLLVLIGDFDAAHLRARVRDAGRGGRGGDAAVPAAGRHAGAGVRPAGRRRRGGRRRAADGECRRRDRCDDGVLAVGRAAARLCAHRLGAAAHAAGPGVAPRWARSDRPEPAHVHVEGRGGIAEFWLRPIRLAASRGRSRHELSRLAGIVAKHQGHSVRAWNDYFKVAREPRPEREEADAAGAREGR; this is translated from the coding sequence ATGACCTACGCCGACAAGGAGCGCCTCGGCGACGAGATCGCCGCCCACCTCGACGCCGCCACCCATCGCCTCCTCGTCCTGATCGGCGACTTCGACGCCGCACACCTTCGTGCACGAGTACGGGATGCGGGTCGTGGCGGGCGAGGCGGGGACGCTGCAGTTCCTGCGGCGGGACGGCACGCCGGTGCCGGCGTGCGACCAGCGGGACGGCGGCGGCGCGGAGGCCGTCGCCGCGCTGCGGACGGGGAATGCCGGCGTCGCGATCGATGCGATGACGGGGTCCTCGCAGTGGGACGGGCGGCGGCCCGACTATGCGCACATCGTCTGGGCGCTGCTGCCCACGCCGCCGGCCCCGGCGTAGCGCCGCGGTGGGCGAGGAGCGACCGGCCCGAACCGGCCCATGTGCATGTCGAAGGCCGCGGGGGAATCGCCGAGTTCTGGCTTCGACCGATTCGGCTGGCGGCAAGTCGCGGTCGCTCCCGCCATGAGCTATCTCGACTCGCAGGCATCGTCGCGAAGCACCAAGGCCACTCCGTGAGAGCGTGGAATGATTACTTCAAGGTGGCTAGAGAGCCGAGGCCCGAGCGCGAAGAAGCGGATGCAGCCGGCGCGCGCGAAGGTCGGTAA
- a CDS encoding pirin family protein has translation MRKRLHDVLRTIDRHWVGDGFPVRTLLAYPGQAATISPFLLLDYAGPAEFAPTTARRGVGEHPHRGFETVTIVYAGEVEHRDSSGGGGRIGPGDVQWMTAASGLVHEEFHGRRFAQTGGAFEMVQLWVNLPQKDKKAPPGYQGITSDRIPTVAFPGGHARVIAGRLGDATGPARTFTPIDVWDLRLDGAGPIDLPVPDGHTTLLVVLRGTVRIDDGTTLGAAEVGVYDRAGEGLRLAAAEGATALLLAGEPIREPLVGQGPFVMNYAGEIKQAMLDYQSGRMGHLS, from the coding sequence ATGCGGAAGCGGCTCCACGACGTCCTGCGCACGATCGACCGCCACTGGGTCGGCGACGGCTTCCCGGTCCGCACGCTGCTCGCCTACCCGGGCCAGGCGGCGACGATCAGCCCGTTCCTGCTCCTCGATTACGCCGGGCCCGCCGAGTTCGCGCCGACCACCGCGCGTCGCGGCGTCGGCGAGCACCCGCACCGCGGCTTCGAGACGGTGACCATCGTCTACGCTGGGGAGGTCGAGCACCGCGACTCGTCGGGCGGCGGCGGCCGCATCGGGCCGGGCGACGTGCAGTGGATGACCGCGGCCTCGGGCCTCGTGCACGAGGAGTTCCACGGCCGGCGCTTCGCGCAGACCGGGGGCGCGTTCGAGATGGTGCAGCTCTGGGTGAACCTGCCGCAGAAGGACAAGAAGGCGCCGCCGGGGTACCAGGGCATCACCAGCGACCGCATCCCGACGGTGGCGTTCCCCGGCGGCCACGCGCGCGTCATCGCGGGCCGCCTCGGCGACGCGACCGGGCCGGCGCGCACCTTCACGCCGATCGACGTGTGGGACCTGCGCCTCGACGGCGCCGGCCCGATCGACCTGCCGGTGCCCGACGGTCACACGACCCTGCTCGTCGTGCTGCGCGGCACGGTGCGTATCGACGACGGCACGACCCTCGGCGCGGCCGAGGTCGGCGTCTACGACCGCGCCGGCGAGGGTCTCCGGCTCGCCGCGGCCGAGGGCGCGACCGCGCTGCTGCTCGCCGGCGAGCCGATCCGTGAGCCCCTCGTCGGGCAGGGGCCTTTCGTCATGAACTACGCCGGCGAGATCAAGCAGGCGATGCTCGACTACCAGAGCGGCCGCATGGGTCACCTGAGCTAG
- a CDS encoding MGMT family protein yields the protein MERRRAPVPPRRTRDVPPRFYRLVWRLVRRIPRGKVATYGQIAAILGQPRGARAVGMALGALRPGMADDVPWQRVINAAGRCSHRDGFMAGVQQDLLEREGVVFDARGHVDLKRVRWAGPKREWVTKLRREL from the coding sequence ATGGAGCGACGCCGAGCGCCGGTGCCGCCGCGGCGCACGCGCGACGTGCCGCCCCGGTTCTACCGTCTGGTATGGCGCCTCGTGCGCCGCATCCCGCGCGGCAAGGTGGCGACGTACGGCCAGATCGCCGCCATCCTCGGTCAGCCGCGCGGCGCCCGCGCCGTCGGCATGGCGCTGGGAGCGCTGCGGCCCGGCATGGCCGACGACGTGCCCTGGCAGCGGGTCATCAACGCCGCCGGCCGGTGCAGCCACCGCGACGGCTTCATGGCCGGCGTGCAGCAGGACCTGCTGGAGCGCGAGGGCGTCGTCTTCGACGCGCGCGGTCACGTCGACCTGAAACGCGTGCGCTGGGCGGGGCCGAAGCGAGAGTGGGTGACGAAGCTGCGCCGCGAGCTGTGA